TACTAGATAATTCTTCTAATTGTTCATTTATGTCACTTTGTAAGATTAGCTGCAGGGCATTTTTTTCTAATAGCTCGTTCATTTTAATAACATCCTTTATTGCTTTTGTATCATCAAGAATAAAGGTACCCAGCAGTTCAATTAAATTATGTTCTCTAAAATCCTTTAAAAAAGTTCCTTCGCCTCTTCTCGTTTCAATCATCCCTAATAATTCAAGGGCTCTTAACGCTTCACGAACAGAAGATCTTCCAACTTTTAAATTCTCAGCCAGCTCTCTTTCTGAAGGAATTTTATCTCCATAAGAAAGCTGTTTTTCTGCAATAATTGCGCGAATATGGCGAAGGATTTCAATATAAACTTTTGAATGCGGAGTTGTCAAAGAAGAATCACTCACTTTAATCAATGATGGCTAATTGCCTCGTTTTCTCAGCAACTTCCTCCGGATCGACTTTTATTCTTGCCACACCGGTTTCCATTGCTGCCTTAGCTACTGCTGAAGCAACAGCTGGTGCCACTCTTGGATCAAATGGTGCCGGAATCACATAATCTGAACTTAAATCCTTTTCAGAAACAAGTGCTGCGATTGCCTCAACTGCCGCAATTTTCATTTTCTCATTAATATGTGTAGCACGTACATCTAACGCACCTCTAAAAATCCCTGGGAAGGCCAATACATTGTTTACTTGGTTTGGAAAATCAGATCGGCCTGTTCCAATAACCATCGCCCCAGCTTCTTTAGCCTCATTTGGCATAATTTCTGGAACAGGGTTAGCCATAGCAAAAATAATTGGGTTCTCATTCATTGATTGAACCATTTCTTTAGACAAGGCCCCTTCAACCGAAACTCCAATAAATACATCGGCACCTTTAATAACATCGGCCAAACTACCTTCCAGCTGATCTCTATTTGTATATTTAGCTACCTCAGATTTCACGTTATTCATACCGTGTGAACGATTTTCAAAGATTGCACCTTTCGTGTCACACATAATAATATCTCTTACACCATAGCTATATAAAAGTTTAATGATTGCAATACCCGCTGCACCTGCACCGTTAGCTACAACCCGGATATTAGACATACT
This genomic stretch from Metabacillus sp. B2-18 harbors:
- a CDS encoding NAD(P)-dependent malic enzyme, translating into MSLREEALHIHRVNKGKLESKSKIPVKNAYDLSLAYSPGVAEPCKDIYDDKSKVYDYTMKGNMVAVVSDGTAVLGLGNIGPEAALPVMEGKAVLFKSFAGVDAFPICLNTTDIDEIVNTVKLLEPTFGGVNLEDIAAPNCFVIEERLKKETNIPIFHDDQHGTAIVTVAGLVNALKLVGKSMSNIRVVANGAGAAGIAIIKLLYSYGVRDIIMCDTKGAIFENRSHGMNNVKSEVAKYTNRDQLEGSLADVIKGADVFIGVSVEGALSKEMVQSMNENPIIFAMANPVPEIMPNEAKEAGAMVIGTGRSDFPNQVNNVLAFPGIFRGALDVRATHINEKMKIAAVEAIAALVSEKDLSSDYVIPAPFDPRVAPAVASAVAKAAMETGVARIKVDPEEVAEKTRQLAIID
- a CDS encoding FadR/GntR family transcriptional regulator, producing MTTPHSKVYIEILRHIRAIIAEKQLSYGDKIPSERELAENLKVGRSSVREALRALELLGMIETRRGEGTFLKDFREHNLIELLGTFILDDTKAIKDVIKMNELLEKNALQLILQSDINEQLEELSSKVQDTEITRFELMTELVKLANNFLLYRIWNVLNEYVSFVYKGDQSHSSSKKHLAMLLDALIKKDHLEVFIQYEAVSLKENVE